In Desulfomonile tiedjei DSM 6799, a genomic segment contains:
- a CDS encoding potassium channel protein gives MTFYVLIRKFLVNRKTRRVLLTLGCLFLILLCSMAGIYYLEQEQSLSLFDSFWLSVVTMTTVGYGDIAPRTHGGRIFMTLVTMICGIGVMAYLVSLIATRVIEREFKTMSGLVDLDCTGHILIINCPNEEKVHAIIDELRVDNRSYEVPIVLISDDFPECPDQLFRRKNFFFVKGNPLLRRILDRANAREASQVVILARDPKDGHSDGLTTQVALALENMHRSIGKKLYIAAEAVNRDSVEPLRTAGVDDVVCLENLVPPIIVQSILDPGIPEVISQLSSKLKEHHFYVGAIPKHAPKLYGAVRKRLQQGDDLRVIPVGILRDGKSMVNPPDTLELTENDRLVYIADTRQWLQDLLVDDTEANVV, from the coding sequence ATGACCTTTTATGTTCTAATACGCAAATTCCTGGTTAACCGCAAAACAAGGCGGGTGCTTCTCACGCTAGGCTGCCTGTTCTTGATTCTGCTCTGTTCTATGGCCGGGATTTACTACCTGGAGCAAGAACAGAGTTTATCCCTATTCGACAGCTTCTGGTTAAGCGTAGTTACCATGACGACTGTGGGGTACGGGGATATTGCTCCCAGGACTCACGGCGGCCGAATATTCATGACCCTGGTGACCATGATTTGCGGCATAGGTGTTATGGCGTACCTGGTTTCCCTGATAGCCACCCGAGTGATCGAAAGAGAGTTCAAGACTATGAGCGGACTGGTAGATCTCGATTGTACAGGACATATTCTGATCATCAACTGTCCTAACGAAGAAAAAGTGCATGCAATAATTGACGAACTGCGCGTGGACAATCGATCGTACGAAGTGCCCATTGTATTGATTTCGGATGATTTTCCCGAATGCCCGGACCAGCTTTTTCGGCGTAAAAACTTCTTTTTCGTGAAGGGAAATCCTTTACTTCGTCGAATACTGGACAGGGCAAACGCCAGAGAAGCCTCACAGGTGGTGATTCTCGCACGTGACCCCAAAGACGGTCATTCCGATGGTTTGACGACTCAGGTGGCTCTGGCGCTGGAAAACATGCATCGAAGCATCGGTAAGAAGTTGTACATTGCGGCGGAAGCGGTGAACAGGGATTCCGTCGAACCGCTCCGAACTGCAGGTGTCGATGATGTGGTTTGCCTGGAGAATCTTGTCCCGCCAATTATCGTGCAATCCATCTTGGACCCCGGCATTCCTGAGGTGATCTCCCAACTCTCATCAAAGCTGAAGGAACATCATTTCTATGTTGGTGCGATTCCAAAGCACGCTCCGAAATTATACGGCGCTGTTCGCAAACGTCTGCAGCAAGGCGACGACTTGCGGGTAATTCCAGTCGGTATCCTGAGGGACGGTAAATCCATGGTCAACCCTCCCGATACCCTGGAGCTTACCGAAAACGACAGGCTGGTGTACATAGCCGATACGCGGCAATGGTTACAGGATCTTCTCGTTGATGACACGGAAGCAAATGTGGTTTGA
- a CDS encoding DUF4177 domain-containing protein encodes MVNFEYRITVHPTDSLSRMAYFCSQEGACSIEEIPLGEPTKLEGILNEYGVQGWELVQMIFGKDGLLACWKRKTSTLDRNTDAEVI; translated from the coding sequence ATGGTCAATTTTGAATATCGCATTACCGTACATCCCACAGATTCTCTATCTCGCATGGCGTATTTTTGCTCTCAAGAGGGCGCTTGTTCCATAGAAGAGATTCCCTTGGGCGAACCAACTAAGCTTGAAGGCATACTGAATGAGTATGGCGTTCAAGGCTGGGAACTGGTGCAGATGATCTTTGGCAAAGACGGGTTGCTCGCCTGCTGGAAACGCAAAACTTCAACCCTGGACCGAAACACCGACGCGGAGGTAATATGA
- a CDS encoding heavy-metal-associated domain-containing protein, with protein sequence MTSTTLKIQGMSCNHCVMAVTKALNGIGGVKDVNVNLEKGEATFNRDDSVDLDQVKKQIELEGFTVG encoded by the coding sequence ATGACGTCGACAACGTTAAAGATTCAAGGAATGTCGTGCAATCATTGTGTCATGGCTGTAACAAAAGCACTCAATGGTATCGGTGGTGTAAAAGACGTGAATGTGAACCTGGAAAAAGGTGAGGCTACGTTTAACCGCGACGATTCCGTCGATCTCGACCAGGTAAAAAAACAGATAGAATTGGAAGGTTTTACGGTTGGCTAA
- a CDS encoding heavy metal translocating P-type ATPase: MAKYTIRILGMSCAACVRRVELGLTNLQGVTEASVNLAAQKATVEYDPQIVKPANLEAKIRDLGYEPVSSPQPEDKPERTTINIGGMHCAACVRRVENTLKRIPGVLEANVNLASSRAVVTHEPGKADVFELRKVLDDSGYQFLGVVGEQSEDPLEAARKQELRDLKIKLAVGAVLSILIHIAAFPHLIPSLHSLIPSNWLLIAGFIMTTPVVFWVGSRFIIGAYKAALQKTSDMNTLVSVGALSAYLYSSVVTFFPRFFETAGIPAPVYFDGAAMIVTLILLGRYLEARAKGKTSEAIQRLMGLKPKTARVIRDDTEIDLPVELVQVGDVIVVRPGERIPTDGIVLSGSSSVDESMLTGESIPVLKEQDAEVFGATINKTGSFTFRATKVGAETALAQIIRLVEEAQGSKPPIQRFADKVASIFVPVVFSIAIVTFIVWYFLVPDSVFSRAMLNFVSVLIIACPCAMGLATPTAIMVGTGLGAEKGILIKSGESLEKAYKLTTVVFDKTGTLTRGEPVVTDIIPAEDVGQDEVMRIALSIEAVSEHPLAQAIMDRGKSEGMQALPLQDFQAETGLGVRGSLENRPVLLGNRRFMEMQSISMNGLENSVQTIGDQGKTTVLVAQEDKVIGLLGLQDVPRDGAREAVESLKHMGLTVAMITGDNRKTAEAIGSSVGIDTVLAEVLPGEKAQEIRRIQGTGQVVAMVGDGINDAPALTAADIGIAIGAGTDVAIEAGDVTLIKSDLQLVPSAIRLSLQTMKVIKQNLFWAFFYNSLGIPIAAGVLYPFFGILLNPVYAAAAMALSSVSVVSNSLRLRWSLGKKL, encoded by the coding sequence TTGGCTAAATACACGATCAGAATTCTGGGCATGAGCTGCGCTGCATGCGTGAGGCGCGTTGAGCTCGGTTTGACCAATCTGCAGGGTGTCACGGAGGCTTCCGTCAACTTGGCTGCTCAGAAGGCCACGGTGGAATACGATCCCCAGATCGTCAAACCTGCAAATCTGGAAGCAAAAATCCGCGATCTCGGGTACGAACCGGTCAGTTCTCCGCAACCTGAAGACAAGCCCGAACGGACCACTATCAACATTGGTGGAATGCATTGTGCCGCGTGCGTACGGCGTGTGGAAAACACGTTGAAACGTATTCCCGGTGTTTTGGAGGCCAATGTGAATCTGGCCTCGTCGAGAGCGGTCGTTACGCACGAACCCGGTAAAGCGGACGTATTCGAACTGAGAAAAGTCCTTGATGACTCGGGGTACCAGTTCCTTGGAGTCGTGGGCGAGCAATCTGAAGATCCGCTGGAGGCCGCTCGGAAGCAGGAGCTCCGGGATTTGAAGATCAAGCTTGCAGTTGGCGCAGTGCTCAGTATTCTGATCCACATTGCGGCATTTCCGCATCTGATTCCTTCCCTCCATTCATTGATTCCGAGCAACTGGTTGCTTATCGCCGGTTTCATCATGACAACGCCCGTGGTCTTTTGGGTTGGGAGCCGTTTCATCATAGGAGCCTACAAAGCGGCTTTGCAGAAGACCTCGGACATGAATACCCTGGTTTCCGTAGGTGCATTATCTGCATATCTCTATTCTTCGGTGGTGACGTTTTTTCCTCGATTTTTCGAGACAGCAGGCATTCCTGCACCGGTGTATTTTGACGGTGCCGCTATGATCGTCACCTTGATTCTTCTGGGCCGCTATCTCGAAGCCCGGGCGAAGGGCAAGACGTCTGAGGCCATTCAAAGGCTCATGGGTCTGAAACCCAAAACTGCGAGGGTTATCAGAGACGATACCGAAATAGACCTCCCGGTCGAACTGGTCCAGGTGGGGGATGTAATTGTTGTCCGTCCCGGTGAACGCATCCCCACTGATGGAATCGTGCTTTCCGGTTCTTCAAGCGTGGACGAATCCATGCTCACGGGTGAAAGCATTCCGGTCTTGAAAGAGCAAGACGCGGAGGTCTTCGGAGCCACCATCAACAAGACCGGCAGCTTCACGTTTCGAGCGACCAAGGTGGGAGCGGAAACTGCCCTGGCTCAGATCATCCGCCTCGTGGAAGAGGCTCAGGGGTCCAAGCCCCCAATTCAGAGATTTGCCGATAAAGTTGCGTCGATTTTTGTTCCCGTGGTCTTCAGCATAGCCATTGTGACGTTTATCGTATGGTATTTTCTTGTTCCGGACTCGGTATTCAGCCGAGCGATGTTGAATTTCGTCTCAGTGCTGATTATCGCATGCCCCTGTGCAATGGGACTGGCAACGCCCACGGCTATCATGGTGGGGACGGGTCTGGGAGCGGAAAAGGGAATACTCATAAAAAGCGGTGAAAGTCTGGAAAAAGCATACAAGCTCACCACCGTGGTGTTCGATAAAACCGGCACTCTGACTCGTGGAGAACCTGTGGTCACGGATATTATCCCTGCAGAGGACGTTGGACAGGACGAAGTCATGCGCATAGCCTTGTCCATCGAGGCGGTATCGGAACACCCTCTGGCTCAGGCCATCATGGATCGGGGTAAGTCCGAAGGAATGCAGGCTTTGCCTTTGCAGGATTTTCAGGCGGAAACCGGCCTGGGGGTGCGCGGATCACTTGAGAATCGGCCTGTGCTGCTTGGCAATAGGCGATTCATGGAAATGCAGTCCATCTCCATGAACGGCCTGGAGAACTCGGTACAAACGATTGGCGATCAGGGCAAGACTACCGTGCTGGTTGCCCAGGAGGACAAAGTAATAGGCCTGCTCGGATTGCAGGATGTTCCCAGAGATGGTGCTCGGGAAGCAGTGGAATCCCTGAAACACATGGGACTGACGGTCGCGATGATCACCGGAGACAACAGGAAAACAGCGGAAGCCATTGGATCTTCCGTGGGAATCGACACAGTCCTGGCGGAAGTGTTACCGGGAGAAAAGGCTCAGGAGATACGCCGCATTCAGGGTACCGGACAAGTGGTGGCAATGGTTGGAGACGGCATCAACGATGCTCCTGCATTAACCGCTGCAGATATAGGAATCGCAATTGGCGCCGGCACTGACGTAGCCATCGAAGCAGGAGATGTTACTCTGATCAAGAGCGATCTCCAGTTGGTTCCAAGTGCTATCAGGCTGTCGTTGCAGACCATGAAGGTGATCAAACAGAATCTCTTCTGGGCATTTTTCTACAATTCACTGGGAATTCCCATTGCAGCCGGTGTGCTCTATCCGTTTTTCGGCATACTCCTGAATCCGGTGTATGCGGCTGCAGCAATGGCGCTGAGTTCCGTATCGGTTGTGAGCAATTCGCTCCGCCTGCGCTGGTCACTAGGCAAGAAGCTTTAA
- a CDS encoding SAM-dependent methyltransferase has translation MSRAFGDFQTPPELVECILQILGPIGQRWPRVLEPTCGIGNFISGLIGHSHPPREIRGYEINPSHVYEASARVGHNCKVSVRICESDVFRMSFRDVSWKCSGPLLVLGNPPWVTNAELGSMGSTNLPVKHNFRKLPGIAALTGASNFDLAESLVTKLLMELEQQRPTIALLCKTVVARNAWLFALKQGIPITRAEIRRIDAQKWFRAAVDACLLILQVGEGSRLSQAALYSELSSKQPEQLIADAVSNGISPVSEKISGVESSMRPGLVWRQGIKHNAASVMELSPDFENRLRNKSGDIVDVEKQFLYPLMKSSDLFHGRTSERSVIVPQKRVGEDTVRIRSVAPKLWAYLKKHRETFRKRKSSVFKGRPDYSIFGIGPYAFALYKVAIAGFYPIPRFRVVGPVNGRPVMLDDTCYYIACESQEQAEHLAEALNSPENLRFLESLVWKGSKRPITKALLQQIDRME, from the coding sequence GTGAGTAGAGCGTTTGGAGATTTTCAGACTCCACCGGAATTAGTGGAGTGTATACTACAGATATTGGGACCCATTGGACAAAGATGGCCGAGAGTGCTCGAACCTACCTGCGGGATCGGCAACTTCATCTCAGGTTTGATCGGCCATTCCCATCCTCCGCGCGAAATCAGGGGTTACGAGATTAACCCCTCTCATGTCTATGAAGCTTCAGCAAGAGTTGGGCATAACTGCAAGGTATCTGTCCGGATTTGTGAAAGCGACGTCTTTAGAATGAGTTTCAGAGATGTTTCCTGGAAGTGCTCCGGTCCGCTGCTCGTTCTGGGTAATCCGCCATGGGTGACAAATGCAGAACTCGGAAGCATGGGAAGCACAAATCTACCTGTAAAGCACAATTTCCGCAAACTTCCCGGAATTGCGGCTTTGACGGGAGCTTCCAATTTCGACCTGGCCGAGTCGCTTGTGACAAAACTCTTAATGGAACTGGAGCAGCAACGACCCACAATAGCCTTGCTGTGCAAGACCGTAGTGGCGAGGAACGCCTGGCTTTTCGCTTTGAAACAAGGAATACCGATCACAAGAGCGGAAATTCGCCGTATAGACGCACAAAAATGGTTTCGTGCTGCAGTTGACGCTTGCTTACTGATACTCCAGGTAGGTGAAGGAAGTCGTTTGTCGCAGGCAGCACTGTATTCGGAGCTTTCTTCCAAGCAACCCGAGCAGCTCATTGCGGATGCTGTTTCCAATGGCATATCACCGGTTTCAGAGAAGATATCAGGCGTTGAATCCTCGATGAGGCCTGGACTTGTGTGGCGCCAGGGTATCAAGCACAATGCGGCCTCGGTCATGGAATTGTCGCCCGATTTTGAAAATAGGCTTCGCAACAAATCTGGTGACATCGTGGACGTGGAGAAGCAATTCCTATACCCCTTGATGAAGAGTTCGGATCTTTTCCACGGTCGAACAAGTGAAAGATCTGTGATAGTTCCTCAAAAGAGAGTAGGGGAGGATACTGTACGAATACGTTCTGTAGCTCCTAAGTTATGGGCATATTTGAAGAAACATAGGGAAACGTTCCGGAAGCGCAAGTCGTCGGTATTCAAAGGAAGACCCGATTATTCGATTTTCGGCATAGGACCGTATGCATTTGCACTCTACAAAGTCGCTATAGCCGGATTTTACCCAATCCCGAGATTCAGAGTTGTCGGCCCGGTCAACGGTCGTCCGGTAATGTTGGACGATACATGCTATTACATCGCGTGCGAATCTCAGGAGCAGGCCGAACACCTGGCCGAAGCGCTTAACTCTCCCGAAAATCTTCGGTTTCTCGAGTCGCTCGTATGGAAAGGATCGAAACGACCGATAACCAAGGCATTGCTTCAGCAGATAGACCGTATGGAGTAA
- a CDS encoding nucleotide sugar dehydrogenase yields MPSKTLPFKSQIDYDNYLKRLPTGDHYSISPEGERFRLPSKEDYEREFLRLQNLVEKNRAEGKEIVVVLGIGFVGAVMAGVVADSTDKDGIPRKFVIGVQRPSTRSFWKIPYLQQGIAPVKSEDAQVPEMLRRCVLEKQTLTASFTYDALTLADVVVVDVQCDYVKEDLAQVASGYVQMADLERALEIIGELVSPEALVLIETTVPPGTTEQIAYPLMKKAFKQRGITSEPFIAHSYERVMPGANYVASIRNFWRVCSGINEESKRRIVKFLTEIIDTENFPLTVLDRPMESETAKIVENSYRAVILGFLNEWSLFAERNGIDLIKVIEAIKVRPTHSNIIFPGPGIGGYCLPKDGGLGVWAYKHIMGFEDDLFKITPMAIDINDRRALHVPELARDALRNMGRYIAASTVTILGASYKEEVGDTRYSGSELIIRRLAEMGANVCVCDPYVDHWWEFEAQDSYPAPGQSRARFFRGQETLKSLRIEKDVKTAVADADVVIFAVRHKQFLDLQPQELVEAAGGPIAVIDCMGMLNDDKIRSYFELQCEVKGLGRGHIERLKRLYKSRPAIPSPG; encoded by the coding sequence ATGCCAAGCAAAACTCTCCCTTTCAAAAGCCAAATTGATTATGACAACTACCTGAAAAGATTGCCGACCGGCGACCACTATTCAATCAGCCCTGAAGGCGAACGGTTCCGTCTCCCTTCCAAGGAGGACTATGAACGCGAATTCCTGAGATTGCAGAATCTCGTGGAGAAGAATCGCGCCGAAGGAAAGGAAATAGTGGTAGTTCTGGGAATCGGCTTTGTCGGCGCGGTTATGGCCGGGGTTGTTGCCGATTCCACCGATAAGGACGGAATACCGCGCAAGTTCGTTATCGGCGTACAGCGGCCCAGCACCAGAAGCTTCTGGAAAATACCGTACTTGCAGCAGGGGATTGCGCCGGTAAAATCGGAAGATGCGCAGGTTCCCGAAATGCTCCGTCGATGTGTCTTGGAGAAACAGACTCTCACTGCTTCCTTTACCTATGATGCGCTTACTCTCGCGGACGTGGTAGTCGTCGATGTGCAATGCGATTACGTGAAAGAGGATCTCGCGCAGGTAGCTTCGGGTTACGTGCAGATGGCTGATTTGGAAAGGGCGCTTGAAATTATAGGGGAATTGGTCAGCCCTGAAGCTCTGGTTCTCATCGAAACCACAGTCCCGCCGGGAACTACCGAGCAAATCGCTTATCCCCTGATGAAGAAAGCCTTCAAACAGAGAGGAATAACGTCCGAACCCTTCATTGCTCACAGCTATGAAAGAGTAATGCCTGGAGCTAATTACGTTGCTTCCATAAGAAATTTCTGGAGAGTGTGCAGCGGCATCAATGAAGAATCCAAGAGAAGAATTGTCAAATTTCTTACCGAGATAATCGATACTGAGAATTTTCCTTTGACCGTTTTGGATCGCCCCATGGAATCGGAAACCGCGAAGATCGTGGAAAACAGCTATCGAGCGGTAATTTTGGGCTTTCTCAATGAATGGAGCCTCTTCGCGGAACGCAACGGCATAGATTTGATTAAGGTCATCGAAGCAATCAAGGTGCGCCCCACCCACTCGAACATTATCTTCCCGGGACCTGGAATAGGCGGATATTGCCTCCCCAAGGATGGTGGATTGGGCGTATGGGCTTATAAGCATATTATGGGTTTTGAAGACGACCTCTTCAAGATTACTCCTATGGCAATAGATATCAACGACCGAAGAGCGCTTCATGTGCCTGAACTCGCACGAGATGCACTGAGGAACATGGGACGCTATATTGCCGCTTCAACAGTTACGATCCTTGGAGCATCCTACAAGGAGGAAGTCGGTGATACCCGGTACAGCGGTTCTGAGCTCATAATCCGTCGTCTGGCCGAAATGGGAGCCAACGTATGTGTGTGTGACCCGTACGTGGACCACTGGTGGGAATTCGAGGCCCAGGATTCATATCCCGCGCCCGGTCAGAGTCGTGCTCGTTTCTTCAGGGGCCAGGAAACCTTGAAGTCTTTACGCATAGAAAAGGATGTGAAGACCGCAGTCGCCGATGCTGACGTGGTAATTTTCGCAGTTCGTCATAAACAATTTCTCGACTTGCAACCCCAGGAGCTTGTGGAGGCGGCTGGAGGTCCAATCGCCGTCATAGATTGTATGGGAATGCTCAATGACGACAAAATACGCTCCTATTTCGAGCTTCAATGCGAAGTGAAAGGCTTGGGAAGGGGACATATCGAAAGACTCAAACGCCTGTACAAGAGTCGGCCGGCTATTCCGTCTCCAGGATGA
- a CDS encoding GumC family protein: MDRNYYSSGRDEIVSNAVIPTIRSPRHLTHNCGYYETRQVNQNAPISLDDIKHYIAVLLKKKWQILLTALVGIVLSGIYALLCTPVYRSYATLVIEEENKRALHIAPAQPTLEKDYFTTQISILRNMVIAQKLVEKMNLETHPEFAPNNRFPWSVVNDLTAYIAKFRSADTNPELMDPEMVENEKKTKLIEEVIKRLSVDSQGKSRLVSVAMEAQDPKTAAELLKNYLSIYLEYNLSRRRAESLESSAWLQGELKQVSQELMKSRSALIEFINKHGMVSLEKNNHVITAFNTAAEGLLKSKESRVRLQAFERQGSIGETQTVPGGVDVQHLVKLKESLALLESEYAHLRTVYSPNYPKTYAMGRRIEEMRKKIAEIESSTISVAVEAAIQEETLLQDNFEKAKRAAMALNSLDVQYAILQKEVDTNERVYLMFLQKAKEMQVNAGVTGNNVSVILAPVTPVIPVKPQKAKFLLLGALAGMMIGILRVVIKEYKDQSIRNFEDLRNNTTVPGLGIVPDVKKLDDYGSMKALEFAAHMWPRSALHDAFRNIFTSIELTSMARERVKTIAFTSAGPEEGKTFVAVSIATIVSHDRERVLIVDCDLRRPKIHKVFGVNQNNRGLTNLLSGRVNDIDYVVTPTFLPNLNMITSGPIPENPVGLLQSERLAEVLLQIREKYDTIILDCPPILGFADSRLLTMNADGVVLVVKEAQVSRHVLNEAVHSLSRAHIIGAILNMANPKSAQHSSYFQMRYYVPS; encoded by the coding sequence ATGGACCGGAATTATTATTCCAGCGGTCGCGACGAGATAGTCAGCAATGCAGTGATTCCGACTATCAGATCACCTCGTCACTTGACGCACAATTGCGGCTATTACGAGACCCGACAGGTAAACCAGAATGCGCCTATATCCCTCGATGATATCAAGCATTATATTGCCGTTCTCCTGAAGAAGAAATGGCAGATACTCTTGACAGCCCTGGTGGGAATTGTCCTGAGCGGGATCTATGCGTTGCTCTGCACTCCCGTATACCGGTCCTATGCAACCCTCGTTATAGAGGAGGAGAACAAAAGGGCTCTTCACATAGCACCTGCCCAACCTACCCTGGAGAAAGACTATTTTACGACACAAATTTCTATCCTCAGGAATATGGTGATTGCACAGAAGCTTGTGGAAAAAATGAACCTTGAAACGCATCCGGAATTTGCACCAAACAACAGATTTCCGTGGTCTGTGGTTAACGACCTCACTGCGTACATCGCGAAATTCCGAAGCGCTGACACCAACCCGGAACTAATGGATCCGGAAATGGTGGAAAATGAAAAGAAGACCAAGCTGATCGAGGAAGTGATCAAGAGACTTTCTGTGGATAGCCAGGGGAAGAGTAGGTTAGTCAGCGTAGCCATGGAAGCTCAAGATCCCAAGACGGCAGCAGAGCTGCTCAAGAACTACTTGTCTATCTATCTCGAATATAACCTTAGCCGCAGGCGCGCAGAAAGCCTTGAGAGTAGTGCCTGGCTCCAGGGTGAACTCAAGCAGGTCAGTCAGGAGTTGATGAAATCCAGGTCTGCTCTGATAGAGTTCATTAACAAGCATGGAATGGTATCGCTGGAGAAAAATAACCATGTTATTACCGCATTCAATACTGCAGCCGAGGGATTACTCAAGTCGAAAGAAAGCCGCGTGAGACTCCAGGCCTTTGAACGCCAGGGTAGCATCGGGGAGACCCAAACCGTTCCGGGCGGAGTCGACGTGCAGCATTTGGTAAAGCTCAAAGAATCCTTGGCCTTACTGGAATCCGAGTATGCACATCTCCGTACGGTGTACTCTCCAAATTATCCCAAGACGTACGCTATGGGCCGGAGAATTGAAGAGATGAGAAAAAAGATAGCGGAAATAGAGAGTTCCACTATCTCCGTTGCAGTAGAAGCTGCCATTCAGGAAGAAACTCTTCTTCAGGACAACTTTGAAAAAGCCAAACGTGCAGCTATGGCCTTGAATTCGCTCGACGTGCAATACGCAATCCTCCAGAAAGAAGTCGATACCAACGAGCGCGTCTATCTCATGTTTCTCCAGAAGGCAAAAGAAATGCAGGTGAACGCAGGAGTTACCGGCAACAACGTATCGGTGATTCTTGCACCTGTAACTCCTGTGATTCCCGTAAAGCCACAGAAGGCGAAATTCCTGTTACTGGGGGCTTTGGCTGGAATGATGATCGGGATTCTGAGAGTTGTAATCAAAGAGTACAAAGATCAATCCATCAGGAATTTCGAGGATCTCAGAAATAACACCACTGTCCCCGGTTTGGGTATCGTTCCCGATGTTAAGAAATTGGACGACTACGGTTCGATGAAGGCTCTTGAATTTGCTGCTCATATGTGGCCCAGGTCGGCATTGCATGATGCTTTCAGGAATATATTCACTTCTATAGAGCTTACTTCCATGGCCAGGGAACGAGTGAAGACAATCGCATTCACGAGTGCCGGGCCCGAAGAAGGCAAGACATTCGTTGCCGTGTCCATCGCCACTATAGTCTCCCACGATCGGGAAAGGGTTCTCATCGTAGACTGCGATCTGCGCCGACCAAAGATTCACAAAGTCTTCGGCGTTAACCAGAACAACAGAGGCTTGACCAATCTCCTGAGCGGCAGGGTGAATGACATCGATTATGTGGTAACTCCCACTTTCCTGCCGAATCTCAATATGATCACAAGCGGTCCTATCCCGGAAAATCCCGTCGGATTGCTTCAGTCGGAACGACTGGCGGAAGTCCTCCTCCAGATTCGTGAAAAATACGATACCATTATCCTGGACTGCCCGCCAATACTGGGTTTTGCCGATTCCCGGCTGTTGACCATGAATGCCGATGGAGTGGTGCTCGTTGTCAAAGAAGCTCAAGTATCCAGACACGTTCTCAATGAAGCGGTGCACTCACTTTCCCGCGCACATATTATCGGAGCAATATTAAACATGGCCAACCCAAAATCTGCTCAACACAGCAGTTACTTTCAGATGAGATATTACGTGCCGAGTTAA